One window from the genome of bacterium encodes:
- a CDS encoding MmgE/PrpD family protein, with amino-acid sequence MTAVPSTGTATTTRAGQLAEFGVSLRLDQVPAAVLAHAKILTLDTLGAALAGVPTAEGQAAIRAVRTLAAPDGPSTLWGTAQRTTRAGAALVNGITAHAQELDDFGGCDHSGAVVLPAVLAVCEGRGVPGARVLEAIVVGYDVALRVMEAAGGYRAHNGRGWHSTGTCGSFGAAAAVAKVLNLDARHTTWALGLAGTFTGGTWAFLADGAMSKRYHPGRAAESGVVAGVLASEEFTGPSQVFEAEWGGFLNTYARGDAQPERLTQGLGTDFKIMRSGVKPYACCRGAHSALDAVLDLRRRHTLAPDRVAGVAIRCTAADMQMLGDRAPETRLAAQMSLPYSVAVALMTGRALLDEYEDKWLTDRATRALMAKVDMRVDTTLPEGTEPYITITTTDGQAHTGHVDVGRGAPENPLPDAEVIAKYRDLAARTLPPASVRAIEAITLSLDERPNVDQLLEALRAP; translated from the coding sequence ATGACGGCCGTGCCGTCCACCGGGACCGCGACGACGACGCGCGCCGGGCAACTCGCCGAGTTCGGCGTTTCGCTGCGCCTTGACCAGGTGCCGGCCGCCGTCCTCGCCCACGCGAAAATCCTGACACTCGATACATTGGGCGCGGCGCTCGCCGGCGTGCCGACCGCGGAGGGCCAGGCGGCGATTCGCGCGGTCCGGACGCTGGCGGCGCCTGACGGGCCGTCGACGTTGTGGGGCACCGCGCAGCGCACCACGCGGGCGGGCGCGGCCCTGGTCAACGGCATCACCGCGCATGCCCAAGAACTGGACGACTTCGGCGGGTGCGATCATTCCGGTGCCGTCGTCCTCCCGGCCGTGCTGGCGGTGTGCGAGGGCCGCGGAGTCCCGGGGGCCCGCGTCCTCGAGGCGATCGTCGTGGGCTACGACGTGGCGCTCCGGGTCATGGAGGCGGCCGGCGGCTATCGAGCCCACAACGGACGCGGCTGGCACTCGACCGGGACGTGCGGGAGCTTCGGCGCCGCGGCCGCGGTCGCCAAAGTATTGAATCTGGACGCCCGCCACACGACGTGGGCGCTCGGGTTGGCGGGCACCTTCACCGGGGGGACGTGGGCGTTTCTCGCCGACGGCGCGATGAGCAAGCGTTATCATCCCGGGCGCGCCGCCGAGTCGGGCGTGGTCGCGGGCGTGCTGGCAAGCGAAGAGTTTACCGGACCGTCGCAGGTCTTCGAAGCTGAGTGGGGCGGATTCCTGAACACCTACGCGCGGGGCGACGCCCAGCCGGAGCGGCTCACGCAGGGGCTGGGGACGGATTTCAAGATCATGCGCAGCGGCGTCAAACCATACGCCTGCTGCCGCGGCGCGCACAGCGCGCTGGACGCCGTGCTCGATCTGCGGCGCCGCCACACCTTGGCCCCCGACCGGGTCGCTGGTGTCGCGATCCGGTGCACCGCGGCTGACATGCAGATGCTGGGGGACCGGGCACCCGAGACCCGCCTGGCCGCCCAGATGAGCCTGCCGTACAGCGTGGCGGTCGCCCTGATGACCGGCCGGGCCTTGTTGGACGAGTATGAAGATAAGTGGCTCACGGATCGCGCCACCCGCGCGCTGATGGCGAAGGTCGACATGCGCGTCGATACGACCCTGCCGGAGGGCACTGAGCCCTACATCACGATCACGACCACCGATGGACAGGCGCACACCGGACACGTGGACGTGGGACGCGGCGCGCCCGAGAACCCACTGCCAGACGCTGAGGTGATCGCGAAATACCGGGATCTCGCCGCCCGCACGCTGCCGCCGGCATCGGTCCGAGCGATTGAGGCCATCACGCTGTCACTCGACGAACGACCGAACGTGGACCAGCTGCTCGAAGCGCTGCGCGCCCCTTAG
- the argH gene encoding argininosuccinate lyase, with the protein MKQDLFLEEARLGPRSDVLIEYDEMPRLPMFRERFRAYALVDLAHAVMMVEEGMLTRERGAKLLRGLRQVLDLGPDDFPWEPRSGSYLVQIERYLEQQFGHDIAGRLQTGRSRNDQEAAADRVYLRDALLGTIADLIALERALLSLAAQHTETIMPAYTHLQHAQPGTFAHYLLREASIFERDLQRLEGTFARTNLNALGGAALVGTSWPVNRRRTAELLGHDGLVVNASDAGVFARDVLEEGVAALALLMSNLGRHATDLYVWSSWEFSFVEVADGLAGTSSIMPQKKNPHALERVKALAGQAAGWLPSMMCAQRGVLSTDLDAMFGDDTLAEALRASRAGLRLLAEAVRTLRVRADVMAERAGVFWSTASNLADELVRRFDLPFRTAHHVVGRFVKYSTDAKQGPADASVELFRRAAQEMAGRDIELGAADLHRILDPRAFLETRVTEGSANPRHAADHIRVLGEATDRHAAWHAQQTGKIAAAIAGLERAAGALSA; encoded by the coding sequence GTGAAGCAGGATCTCTTTCTCGAAGAAGCTCGGCTCGGCCCGCGCAGCGACGTCTTGATCGAATATGACGAGATGCCGAGGCTGCCGATGTTTCGCGAGCGGTTCCGCGCGTACGCGCTGGTGGACCTCGCGCACGCCGTCATGATGGTCGAGGAGGGGATGCTGACCCGCGAGCGCGGCGCCAAGCTGCTGCGGGGCCTGCGGCAGGTCCTGGATCTCGGTCCCGACGACTTTCCGTGGGAGCCGCGGTCGGGCTCGTACCTCGTGCAGATCGAACGCTACCTCGAGCAGCAGTTTGGTCACGACATCGCGGGGCGGCTCCAGACCGGCCGCAGCCGCAACGACCAGGAGGCCGCCGCGGACCGCGTCTACCTGCGCGACGCGCTCCTCGGCACCATCGCCGATCTCATCGCGCTGGAGCGCGCGCTGCTCTCGCTGGCCGCACAGCACACCGAGACAATCATGCCGGCGTACACGCACCTCCAGCACGCGCAGCCGGGCACGTTCGCGCATTATCTGCTCCGCGAAGCGAGCATCTTCGAGCGCGATCTTCAACGTCTGGAGGGCACATTCGCTCGCACCAACCTCAACGCGCTTGGCGGCGCCGCGCTGGTCGGCACGTCGTGGCCCGTGAACCGCCGCCGGACGGCCGAACTGCTCGGGCACGACGGTCTCGTGGTGAACGCCTCCGACGCGGGCGTCTTCGCGCGGGATGTGCTTGAAGAAGGCGTCGCCGCCCTTGCGCTGCTGATGAGCAACCTGGGCCGCCACGCGACCGACCTCTACGTCTGGTCGTCGTGGGAATTCTCGTTTGTCGAAGTGGCCGACGGCCTGGCCGGCACGAGCAGCATCATGCCGCAGAAGAAGAACCCGCACGCGCTCGAACGGGTGAAGGCCCTCGCGGGGCAGGCGGCCGGGTGGCTGCCGTCGATGATGTGTGCGCAGCGAGGCGTGCTCTCGACCGATCTCGACGCCATGTTCGGGGACGACACCCTGGCGGAGGCGCTGCGCGCGTCCCGCGCCGGGCTCCGCCTGCTGGCTGAGGCCGTGCGGACGCTGCGTGTGCGCGCAGACGTGATGGCCGAGCGGGCGGGCGTGTTCTGGAGCACGGCCAGCAACCTGGCCGACGAACTCGTCCGCCGGTTCGATCTGCCCTTCCGGACCGCGCATCATGTCGTGGGGCGTTTCGTGAAGTACTCGACCGACGCCAAACAGGGCCCGGCCGACGCCTCCGTCGAGTTGTTCCGCCGCGCCGCGCAGGAGATGGCCGGGCGCGACATCGAGCTCGGCGCCGCGGATCTTCACCGCATCCTGGATCCGCGCGCGTTCCTCGAGACGCGGGTCACCGAGGGCAGCGCCAACCCGCGCCACGCCGCGGACCACATCCGCGTGCTCGGCGAGGCGACCGACCGGCACGCCGCCTGGCACGCGCAGCAGACCGGCAAGATCGCGGCGGCGATCGCGGGGCTCGAGCGCGCCGCCGGGGCGCTCTCGGCATGA